A genome region from Arachis duranensis cultivar V14167 chromosome 8, aradu.V14167.gnm2.J7QH, whole genome shotgun sequence includes the following:
- the LOC107460042 gene encoding uncharacterized protein LOC107460042 — translation MGEQTLGQEQSLTPTPIDPPPQPPSNTPAAAPVIETTTVANATIAHVSPTESELSNNNAPPPPTNPTAPPSKIPLRPRKIRKLSPDPAVSQPQLSSAAITEPPKPTSSSNSSSAAKSASRSTKTAQQQQQQQQQQQRALAVPRVVARSLSCEGEVEIALRYLRNSDPLLSPLIDIHQAPTFDNFHTPFLALTRSILYQQLAYKAGTSIYTRFISLCGGEAGVVPETVLALTPQQLRQIGVSGRKASYLHDLARKYQNGILSDSAIVNMDDKSLFTMLTMVNGIGSWSVHMFMIFSLHRPDVLPINDLGVRKGVQLLYNLEDLPRPSQMDQLCEKWRPYRSVASWYMWRFVEAKGTPSSAVAVATGASLQHHQQEQQQQQQQHPSQPQLLDPINTMFNMGAACAWGQ, via the exons ATGGGTGAACAAACACTAGGTCAAGAACAATCCCTAACACCAACCCCGATTGACCCTCCACCTCAACCTCCCTCCAACACCCCCGCTGCCGCGCCTGTCATCGAGACCACCACCGTTGCCAACGCCACCATTGCTCATGTTTCCCCCACAGAATCCGAACTGAGCAACAATAATGCTCCTCCTCCGCCAACAAACCCTACCGCACCACCTTCCAAAATCCCCCTCCGCCCTCGCAAGATCCGGAAGCTCTCCCCTGATCCCGCCGTCTCCCAGCCTCAATTGTCCTCTGCCGCCATCACTGAACCTCCAAAACCAACCTCATCCTCCAACTCGTCCTCCGCAGCCAAGTCTGCCAGCCGGAGCACCAAAACCgctcagcagcagcagcagcaacagcaacaacaacaacgagCCCTAGCGGTTCCGAGGGTTGTAGCGAGGTCGCTATCGTGCGAAGGAGAGGTGGAGATCGCACTCCGCTACCTCCGCAACTCGGATCCGCTCCTCTCCCCTCTAATCGACATCCACCAAGCACCAACCTTCGACAATTTCCACACCCCTTTCCTTGCCCTAACGCGCAGCATTCTCTATCAGCAGCTCGCCTATAAGGCTGGAACCTCTATCTATACTCGATTCATCTCTCTCTGCGGCGGCGAAGCCGGCGTTGTTCCTGAAACCGTTCTTGCCCTAACTCCTCAGCAGCTCCGCCAAATTGGGGTTTCTGGAAGGAAGGCCAGTTACCTTCACGACTTGGCCAGGAAGTACCAGAATGGGATACTCTCCGATTCGGCCATTGTAAATATGGATGATAAATCTCTGTTCACCATGCTCACAATGGTGAACGGGATTGGGTCCTGGTCTGTTCATATGTTCATGATATTCTCACTCCATAGACCCGATGTTCTTCCCATCAACGATCTTGGAGTCCGCAAAGGGGTTCAGCTTCTCTACAATCTTGAGGACTTGCCCCGCCCTTCTCAGATGGATCAGTTGTGTGAGAAATGGAGGCCTTATCGCTCTGTTGCTTCGTGGTATATGTGGAGATTCGTTGAAGCCAAGGGAACGCCTTCTAGTGCGGTGGCTGTGGCCACTGGTGCGAGTTTGCAGCACCACCAGCAggagcagcagcagcaacagcaGCAGCACCCTTCACAGCCTCAGCTTCTGGATCCCATAAACACCATGTTTAATATGGG GGCGGCCTGTGCTTGGGGACAATGA